The DNA window ACGTGTCAGAAGTGCAAAGAAAAATAAATTCCGAGGATCAGAGTTGGGCATATACAACTGTAAAAACAGTTCTGGACAGACTTGTAAAGAAAGATTCTCTTGAAAGAATTAAATTTAATAAAAAATTCTTTTATAAATCTAAAATTTCCAGAAAAGAAGCAGGCATCAATGCTATT is part of the bacterium genome and encodes:
- a CDS encoding BlaI/MecI/CopY family transcriptional regulator encodes the protein MDLKQGDFENVLMNAIWDMEDSDNEEIDVSEVQRKINSEDQSWAYTTVKTVLDRLVKKDSLERIKFNKKFFYKSKISRKEAGINAIEKLARQYFKGEIRDLIKAADKVGAGVLVYR